A genome region from Sebastes umbrosus isolate fSebUmb1 chromosome 22, fSebUmb1.pri, whole genome shotgun sequence includes the following:
- the LOC119481822 gene encoding protein FAM160A1-like, whose translation MMASVVVGGRRKKSLSLRGVDPETCMIVFKNHWAQVVKILEKHEPGRSGSGALSFLSGHASGGGGGGGGGGSGGSGALRLGPIPADEASAVQNYVEHMLFLLMEEEAGQGGAMGPILEFVVVEGVMERLFLWSLRRQFTEDMKLEQLRMYQMLLSQARQPLLHHKPVLRPLMMLLASCAGPGTDSGGVVEAELVLLLNQLCVALVRDPSVLELFFHTSEDQGAANFLLFSLLIPYTHRQGSVGQQARDALLLIMSLSASDPRVAQHIAENTYFCPVLATGLSGLYSSLPARLQVYSEDWHCLDQADWQQVPALVHFLHSLDFCSAVTKVAHPSIRSQLLGYIYNGFLVPVMAPALHKLTVEEVMTTTAYLDLFLRSISEPALLQSFLSFILLHTHDNVHILDTLVSRVNTPFQLGTVSLALFRTLIGLFCEDVMLQLVFRYLIPCSHLSRKQQSSLQQRDCYSSSAASFLLLLPSWCPGSLHNTNTHSEQIHWPKGADLSVSDSVGYCRGSDFLMDVNYLHYLWDARQAISTSNRACRLWSSPYDGIDPPPEEYRSDTPVDDIEDEEEIVRRVKSDSICSLVITSPPSALSPTPSSLDTISMSNHTGRASSVLELEWDDIFADDDPSSLALINTALANGEADRCTSTPRHIQEMRRTATRLVHGSYVEESEFEDDVLVYNLVAQRETKAAIMERIMVANRRARGSISNGQWVSTAATTTATTITTMLTTTGRTVMDTVNSIMSSRRRSEDGGNEERRRSEDFMKEVRRRSEDCGKEMGKKGEEEIKRMDGHQFLTNGFNAKDHIIDECDDTDEDSETFKQNFYLCDLTTAVYPTPCLVTLPNGHSEFEPHDPLVTDAKSPSLPSNKVANNDDFLSRYHELMLSLGVEPDCDDITSDISVFRRRVRALRQKLEEEEEFFLSSSRDDGGEEEVEEEAMEEEEEDEEGSSKKGSRMHGVPFTGPFISVLLSRLENLLENSIAVNLLVTGILAQLASYPQPLLRSFLLSTDAENQPNVRTLHQVLVSVHAQIERYVAARPDFPTLVTQAWRFLLAKDQDSKFRECLESQGSDVILDPSVSNSSVRNALALPPLGVLPPCPPIPPQAKSRVFAIVLFAEFLKELAAIAQEHSIAPDCCYAEE comes from the exons ATGATGGCCTCGGTGGTCGTCGGGGGCCGCCGGAAGAAGTCTCTCAGCTTGAGAGGGGTGGACCCCGAGACCTGTATGATTGTGTTCAAGAACCACTGGGCACAG GTGGTGAAGATCCTGGAGAAACACGAGCCGGGTCGTAGCGGCTCTGGTGCGCTGAGCTTCCTCTCCGGTCATGCTAgcggtggcggcggtggcggcggcggcggcggcagcggcggctCTGGAGCGTTACGCCTCGGCCCCATCCCGGCTGACGAGGCCAGCGCCGTCCAGAACTACGTGGAGCACATGCTCTTCCTGCTGATGGAGGAAGAGGCGGGGCAAG GAGGAGCGATGGGTCCCATCCTGGAGTTCGTGGTCGTGGAGGGGGTGATGGAGAGGCTGTTTCTGTGGAGCCTCAGGAGGCAGTTCACTGAGGACATGAAGCTGGAGCAGCTCAGGATGTACCAGATGCTTCTATCTCAGGCCAGACAGCCTCTTCTGCACCATAAACCAGTTCTACGGCCGCTCATGATGCTGCTGGCGTCCTGCGCAGGACCGGGAACCG ACAGCGGCGGTGTGGTGGAGGCGGAGCTGGTCCTGCTGCTGAACCAGCTGTGTGTCGCTCTGGTCAGAGATCCCTCGGTGCTGGAACTGTTCTTCCACACCAGTGAGGACCAGGGAGCCGCCAACTTCCTGTTGTTCTCCCTGCTCATACCATACACACACAG ACAGGGTTCGGTCGGTCAGCAGGCCAGAGATGCTCTGCTGCTCATCATGTCTCTGTCGGCCTCCGATCCTCGAGTCGCCCAGCACATCGCAGAGAACACATACTTCTGTCCT gtGCTGGCCACAGGTCTGTCTGGTTTGTACTCATCCCTTCCTGCCAGGCTACAGGTTTACAGTGAAGACTGGCACTGTCTGGACCAGGCCGACTGGCAGCAG GTTCCAGCTCTCGTCCACTTCCTGCACTCTCTGGACTTCTGTAGTGCTGTTAccaag GTCGCTCATCCCTCCATCCGGTCCCAGCTGCTGGGTTACATCTATAACGGCTTCCTGGTGCCTGTGATGGCTCCTGCTCTACACAAG CTGACGGTGGAGGAGGTGATGACCACCACGGCGTACCTGGATCTGTTCCTGCGCTCCATCTCCGAGCCCGCCCTCCTCCAGAGCTTCCTGTCCTTCATCCTGCTGCACACGCACGACAACGTGCACATCCTGGACACGCTGGTCAGCAGGGTCAACACACCTTTTCAG TTGGGTACGGTGTCGCTGGCTCTGTTCAGGACTCTGATTGGTCTCTTCTGTGAAGACGTCATGCTCCAGCTGGTGTTCAG GTATCTGATTCCCTGCAGCCACCTGAGCAGGAAGCAACAGTCCTCCCTACAGCAGAGGGACTGTTACTCCTCCAGCGCCGCCTCCTTCCTGCTCCTCTTGCCCTCCTGGTGCCCCGGGAGCCTCCACAACACCAACACTCACTCAGAGCAGATCCACTGGCCCAAAGGAGCAG ATCTGTCCGTATCAGACAGTGTTGGTTACTGTCGTGGTTCAGACTTCCTGATGGATGTAAACTACCTCCACTACCTCTGGGACGCCCGCCAAGCCATCTCCACATCCAACAG GGCTTGTCGTCTCTGGTCGTCTCCGTATGACGGGATCGACCCTCCGCCTGAAGAATACCGATCAGACACACCAGTGGACGACATAGAAGACGAGGAAGAGATTGTACGGCGAGTCAAGAGTGACTCCATCTGCTCTTTGGTTATCACTTCTCCCCCGTCAGCCCTCTCCCCCACGCCGTCCTCCTTGGATACCATCTCCATGAGCAACCACACAGGACGGGCCAGCTCCGTCTTGGAGCTGGAGTGGGACGACATCTTCGCGGATGACGATCCGTCTTCGTTAGCGTTGATAAACACGGCGCTAGCAAATGGCGAGGCAGACAGATGCACTTCGACACCTCGACACATCCAGGAAATGCGACGCACTGCGACCAGGCTGGTGCACGGCTCCTATGTGGAGGAGTCCGAGTTTGAGGACGATGTTCTGGTGTACAATCTCGTCGCCCAGAGAGAAACAAAGGCGGCCATTATGGAGCGAATCATGGTGGCAAATCGGCGGGCACGCGGAAGCATCTCAAACGGCCAGTGGGTGTCAACAGCAGCGACGACAACAGCAACAACGATAACAACGATGTTAACGACAACAGGGAGGACGGTGATGGACACGGTTAACAGTATAATGTCGTCAAGGAGGAGGAGCGAGGATGGAGGGAACGAGGAAAGGAGAAGGAGTGAGGATTTTAtgaaggaggtgaggaggaggagtgaggacTGTGGAAAGGAGATGGGGaagaaaggagaagaggagataAAGCGGATGGATGGACATCAGTTTCTCACCAATGGCTTTAACGCTAAGGATCACATCATCGACGAATGTGATGATACTGATGAAGACAGCGAGACATTTAAGCAAAACTTCTACCTGTGTGACCTCACAACTGCTGTTTATCCCACGCCATGTTTAGTGACTTTACCCAATGGCCACTCTGAATTTGAGCCACATGACCCTTTGGTGACTGACGCCAAGTCTCCAAGTCTGCCTAGTAACAAAGTCGCCAATAACGATGACTTCCTGTCCCGATACCACGAGCTCATGCTCTCTTTGGGGGTGGAGCCAGACTGTGACGACATCACAAGCGACATCAGCGTATTCAGGAGGCGGGTCCGAGCGCTGAGGCAAAaactggaagaggaggaggaatttTTTCTTAGCTCCTCGCGGGATGACGGAGGGGAGGAAGAAGTAGAGGAGGAGGCgatggaagaagaggaggaagacgaagaAGGAAGCAGTAAGAAAGGCAGCCGGATGCATGGAGTTCCCTTTACAG GTCCGTTCATCAGCGTCCTGTTGTCCCGGCTCGAGAACCTCCTGGAGAACTCCATCGCTGTGAACCTGCTGGTGACGGGCATCCTGGCCCAGCTGGCGTCGTACCCGCAACCTCTGCTGAGATCCTTCCTGCTCAGCACGGACGCAGAGAACCAGCCCAACGTACGCACACTGCACCAG GTGTTGGTGTCGGTGCACGCTCAGATTGAGCGCTACGTGGCGGCCAGACCGGACTTTCCTACCCTGGTCACTCAGGCCTGGAGGTTCTTGTTGGCTAAAGACCAAGACAGCAAGTTTAGAG AGTGCCTCGAGTCTCAGGGCAGCGACGTCATCCTGGACCCATCTGTTTCTAACAGCTCTGTGAGGAACGCTCTGGCTTTGCCTCCTCTCGGCGTCCTGCCGCCATGCCCTCCGATCCCGCCTCAAGCCAAGAGCCGAGTGTTCGCCATCGTCCTGTTCGCCGAGTTCCTGAAAGAGCTGGCCGCCATCGCCCAGGAGCACAGCATCGCACCGGACTGCTGCTATGCAGAGGAGTGA